The following nucleotide sequence is from Herpetosiphonaceae bacterium.
CGGCCTGACTCTGGGCGAAACCTCCATCCATAGCCGAACCGGCGCGCGGGTGATCGCGATCCGTCGGGCGAGTGGCGAGCTGATCACCAACCCGGACGGACAGGAAGCGCTCCATCCGGGCGATGTGCTGATCAGCGTTGGTGATCGCGACCAACTTGCGCAGGTAGAAGCGCTGACTCAATCCGCGCCGGAGCAGAGCGCGCGAAAGGAATATGCTGATGAAACTATCGGAAGCGCGAATCGATAAGCTGAGCGAGGAGATTGTGGATGTGCTGGCCGAGCAAGACGATGTGCGCTTGCAGGCCGACGACGTGAAGCTGCGTCATGCGATCCGCGATGAGATGATCGACGAGCTGACGGTGGAAGAGCGGCTGGACGCCGAGGTGCGCAAGATACTGGAGCAGTACCGTAGCGATATTACGATGGGCCGCATGAACTACGATGAGCTGTTTCGGCGCGTCAAGCAGCGGTTGATCAACGAGCGCCGCATTGTGCTGTAGCGCGGCGGGGCCA
It contains:
- a CDS encoding DUF507 family protein, whose amino-acid sequence is MKLSEARIDKLSEEIVDVLAEQDDVRLQADDVKLRHAIRDEMIDELTVEERLDAEVRKILEQYRSDITMGRMNYDELFRRVKQRLINERRIVL